One window from the genome of Helicoverpa zea isolate HzStark_Cry1AcR chromosome 6, ilHelZeax1.1, whole genome shotgun sequence encodes:
- the LOC124631045 gene encoding uncharacterized protein LOC124631045 isoform X4 encodes MDKKRQGSNKMTELEQRQEQLLKKLDTLYERIATISSYCKGTITQNETRKPEHCLPTPDEVVLVLSPDSVPWYLNFILKQSSVALNISWHIHSSVPNEKLTKIKNYVKNLKESKNNSRTNLRLIFKCVSADTELKFSTLDTPIVGNVNILRYLSYVYPNIIPYNANDYYVDSLLDLCHVLERTSDKNKEVAVSKLFSSYKNWIYGTEFSIVDLCAYNVIKQWKNIPKCVPKAWVDKCDKLIL; translated from the exons ATGGACAAAAAAAGACAA GGATCAAATAAAATGACTGAGTTGGAGCAGCGTCAGGAACAATTACTTAAAAAGTTAGATACTTTATATGAGAGAATTGCAACTATCAGTTCATACTGCAAAGGTACCATCACTCAAAATGAAACAAGAAAACCAGAACAttgt TTACCAACACCTGATGAAGTTGTGCTGGTTCTCAGCCCAGATAGTGTGCCCTGGTAtcttaatttcattttaaaacaatctTCTGTGGCTCTAAACATTTCATGGCATATTCATTCATCAGTGCCAAACGAAAAATTgacgaaaataaaaaactatgttaAGAATCTGAAAGAATCGAAAAATAACTCAAGAACAAATTTGAGGCTGATTTTCAAGTGTG TTTCGGCTGACACGGAGTTGAAGTTTTCTACACTGGACACTCCTATTGTAggaaatgtaaatatattacgATACCTGTCTTATGTTTACCCAAATATCATTCCATACAATGCTAATGACTACTATGTTGACTCCTTACTTGATCTATGTCACGTTCTGGAAAGAACTTCAGATAAGAACAAAGAAGTTGCTGTATCCAAACTGTTTTCATCATACAAAAATTGGATTTATGGGACAGAATTTTCTATTGTAGATTTATGTGCTTACAATGTAATTAAGCAATGGAAAAACATCCCCAAGTGTGTCCCTAAAGCTTGGGTCGACAAGTGTGACAAACTGATTCTGTAA
- the LOC124631045 gene encoding uncharacterized protein LOC124631045 isoform X2: MMYKMKKIIVHDKDVALPDCMYSVKCRTDFYHEDDCNLSISNQGSNKMTELEQRQEQLLKKLDTLYERIATISSYCKGTITQNETRKPEHCLPTPDEVVLVLSPDSVPWYLNFILKQSSVALNISWHIHSSVPNEKLTKIKNYVKNLKESKNNSRTNLRLIFKCVSADTELKFSTLDTPIVGNVNILRYLSYVYPNIIPYNANDYYVDSLLDLCHVLERTSDKNKEVAVSKLFSSYKNWIYGTEFSIVDLCAYNVIKQWKNIPKCVPKAWVDKCDKLIL; this comes from the exons ATGATGTAtaaaatgaagaaaatcatTGTGCATGATAAAGATGTTGCTTTGCCGGACTGCATGTATTCTGTTAAATGTCGTACAGATTTTTATCATGAAGACGATTGCAACCTCAGTATCAGTAACCAG GGATCAAATAAAATGACTGAGTTGGAGCAGCGTCAGGAACAATTACTTAAAAAGTTAGATACTTTATATGAGAGAATTGCAACTATCAGTTCATACTGCAAAGGTACCATCACTCAAAATGAAACAAGAAAACCAGAACAttgt TTACCAACACCTGATGAAGTTGTGCTGGTTCTCAGCCCAGATAGTGTGCCCTGGTAtcttaatttcattttaaaacaatctTCTGTGGCTCTAAACATTTCATGGCATATTCATTCATCAGTGCCAAACGAAAAATTgacgaaaataaaaaactatgttaAGAATCTGAAAGAATCGAAAAATAACTCAAGAACAAATTTGAGGCTGATTTTCAAGTGTG TTTCGGCTGACACGGAGTTGAAGTTTTCTACACTGGACACTCCTATTGTAggaaatgtaaatatattacgATACCTGTCTTATGTTTACCCAAATATCATTCCATACAATGCTAATGACTACTATGTTGACTCCTTACTTGATCTATGTCACGTTCTGGAAAGAACTTCAGATAAGAACAAAGAAGTTGCTGTATCCAAACTGTTTTCATCATACAAAAATTGGATTTATGGGACAGAATTTTCTATTGTAGATTTATGTGCTTACAATGTAATTAAGCAATGGAAAAACATCCCCAAGTGTGTCCCTAAAGCTTGGGTCGACAAGTGTGACAAACTGATTCTGTAA
- the LOC124631045 gene encoding uncharacterized protein LOC124631045 isoform X3, translated as MVKCSKIVQPAVIPKLVLGSNKMTELEQRQEQLLKKLDTLYERIATISSYCKGTITQNETRKPEHCLPTPDEVVLVLSPDSVPWYLNFILKQSSVALNISWHIHSSVPNEKLTKIKNYVKNLKESKNNSRTNLRLIFKCVSADTELKFSTLDTPIVGNVNILRYLSYVYPNIIPYNANDYYVDSLLDLCHVLERTSDKNKEVAVSKLFSSYKNWIYGTEFSIVDLCAYNVIKQWKNIPKCVPKAWVDKCDKLIL; from the exons atggtaaaatgttcTAAGATTGTACAGCCTGCTGTTATTCCTAAATTAGTTTTG GGATCAAATAAAATGACTGAGTTGGAGCAGCGTCAGGAACAATTACTTAAAAAGTTAGATACTTTATATGAGAGAATTGCAACTATCAGTTCATACTGCAAAGGTACCATCACTCAAAATGAAACAAGAAAACCAGAACAttgt TTACCAACACCTGATGAAGTTGTGCTGGTTCTCAGCCCAGATAGTGTGCCCTGGTAtcttaatttcattttaaaacaatctTCTGTGGCTCTAAACATTTCATGGCATATTCATTCATCAGTGCCAAACGAAAAATTgacgaaaataaaaaactatgttaAGAATCTGAAAGAATCGAAAAATAACTCAAGAACAAATTTGAGGCTGATTTTCAAGTGTG TTTCGGCTGACACGGAGTTGAAGTTTTCTACACTGGACACTCCTATTGTAggaaatgtaaatatattacgATACCTGTCTTATGTTTACCCAAATATCATTCCATACAATGCTAATGACTACTATGTTGACTCCTTACTTGATCTATGTCACGTTCTGGAAAGAACTTCAGATAAGAACAAAGAAGTTGCTGTATCCAAACTGTTTTCATCATACAAAAATTGGATTTATGGGACAGAATTTTCTATTGTAGATTTATGTGCTTACAATGTAATTAAGCAATGGAAAAACATCCCCAAGTGTGTCCCTAAAGCTTGGGTCGACAAGTGTGACAAACTGATTCTGTAA
- the LOC124631045 gene encoding uncharacterized protein LOC124631045 isoform X1, producing the protein MMYKMKKIIVHDKDVALPDCMYSVKCRTDFYHEDDCNLSISNQVIKFLKGSNKMTELEQRQEQLLKKLDTLYERIATISSYCKGTITQNETRKPEHCLPTPDEVVLVLSPDSVPWYLNFILKQSSVALNISWHIHSSVPNEKLTKIKNYVKNLKESKNNSRTNLRLIFKCVSADTELKFSTLDTPIVGNVNILRYLSYVYPNIIPYNANDYYVDSLLDLCHVLERTSDKNKEVAVSKLFSSYKNWIYGTEFSIVDLCAYNVIKQWKNIPKCVPKAWVDKCDKLIL; encoded by the exons ATGATGTAtaaaatgaagaaaatcatTGTGCATGATAAAGATGTTGCTTTGCCGGACTGCATGTATTCTGTTAAATGTCGTACAGATTTTTATCATGAAGACGATTGCAACCTCAGTATCAGTAACCAGGTTATCAAGTTTCTTAAG GGATCAAATAAAATGACTGAGTTGGAGCAGCGTCAGGAACAATTACTTAAAAAGTTAGATACTTTATATGAGAGAATTGCAACTATCAGTTCATACTGCAAAGGTACCATCACTCAAAATGAAACAAGAAAACCAGAACAttgt TTACCAACACCTGATGAAGTTGTGCTGGTTCTCAGCCCAGATAGTGTGCCCTGGTAtcttaatttcattttaaaacaatctTCTGTGGCTCTAAACATTTCATGGCATATTCATTCATCAGTGCCAAACGAAAAATTgacgaaaataaaaaactatgttaAGAATCTGAAAGAATCGAAAAATAACTCAAGAACAAATTTGAGGCTGATTTTCAAGTGTG TTTCGGCTGACACGGAGTTGAAGTTTTCTACACTGGACACTCCTATTGTAggaaatgtaaatatattacgATACCTGTCTTATGTTTACCCAAATATCATTCCATACAATGCTAATGACTACTATGTTGACTCCTTACTTGATCTATGTCACGTTCTGGAAAGAACTTCAGATAAGAACAAAGAAGTTGCTGTATCCAAACTGTTTTCATCATACAAAAATTGGATTTATGGGACAGAATTTTCTATTGTAGATTTATGTGCTTACAATGTAATTAAGCAATGGAAAAACATCCCCAAGTGTGTCCCTAAAGCTTGGGTCGACAAGTGTGACAAACTGATTCTGTAA